From Camelina sativa cultivar DH55 chromosome 5, Cs, whole genome shotgun sequence:
atcaatttatcccgcacatagtATGGATTGTTACTTAGTAACATATTAAAAGAGTTAAGGCTGAAAAGCCATATATAGTCATTGTACTAAGAAGCAGTTTCATCATTTATGTTAATACAATTACAAACAATACACATGGAACCAAACCTAGTAGCCTAACACAGCTTATAACGTACTACTGTATTGTAATTGATTACTTGATTATTCATTATTAATGACGGATttgtatatattgaaaatatgtaGCAAATTGTAACGTTTTGCTACCAATTTTTACTATCATGAAATTAAAAACTGTGTAGCAAATTCATTGTATATCCATCGCAAATATTatcacaatgtttttttttgtcaaaattgtgTATATTACAGAAATTTAGTCATAAACGGTAAAAATGAATCGAACGccttaaaaatcattatttacaCAAATAGAGAAAGTATAAAAGTGgaatacaataaataaataaacaatgaTAGAGCCATAGAGGAAAAGGAAAATGGCAATGGCATGAGGATGAGACATTAAATGTCGTCTACAACAGAATGACATAACTCTCTGAAGTCAGATAACTTCTTACAAACCGCCATTTCCAGTTTTGGAAGTATCTAGCAAGAAGAAAAgacttattttctttaaattcatGGTTAAGGTATTTACTTTCAGAAAGAAAATTTACGTTTAcatcgaaaagaaaaaatcactttttgaatataagtatttttatgttcttacaaggttttttcctttctttcttttttttttttttggggtcaaattGGCAAGCGTCGGTTTGTTTGTTGCTCTCATTTATTGGATTCCTCCGAAGTCCATAGCTATATGAAATATAGCAGACAATgcaatattaaaattgttataaaCCTTGCATGTGCGTTGATTGAGTACAAGAGTGATACTGGAGAATAAAAAGGTTATAAAAGGGTTAGATTTATAAAAAGGTTATAAAAGGTTTCTTAAACGTAAATAGTATACAATTAAAAAGTCTggctattgatttttttttggattttaagtTATCAATTTAGCTGCTTTACAGAACCTGCTCCAAAGGACTCTTCATCAATATCAAGCTGAAAAATTCTCGATATCTCTAGTATTTGCACAAACATAACATCTAACCAACAGCTGTTATAACTTTTCACAATTTTTACATAAGAAAAATCCACAATTTTGTATCATATACTCCAGCTTTTGTTGATCAATGCATCGTGATTACTTGTTGGTTTCTGGGAACTTCTCAGCACGATATTCCATCAAGACCGAATCAGTTTTTCCTATGTGacttcttgttctgtttcttcttggaAGGCCCAattccatttgcaagatcaaGATCATCTAGAACCTGATCAAGACCAAGACCAGGAGCTTCTTCACCTTCCTTCACAGATCGTAAACCTTCAACTATTTCGGCTCCCAAAGTATCATCATCCCCTGTCTCGTTTTCATCTTCTCGGGTCATCTCTGGAGGCATTGCAAAATGTGGAAGCTTACCTTCAATGTAATCTTTCAGAATCTGCCTAGCTGCTTTGGTCTCATCAGGTAGTCCACTAGAGGCAACATAACCACGAGAGAGGCAGTATGTTCTCAGAAGCTCTGAGGCGAGAGGTGGGCGGGACTGAGGCTCATAGGTTTTGGGTTTAGGTAGAGAGATGTTGTACACATCCTCAATGGCATGCCGAGGAACACGTTCAGCCACCACCTTAATAGCTTCACGGTGCTCAGTCATCCGGTCTATTGGAAGAACTCCAGAAGCAATCATTTCATATCTTGAGCTTGAGAATGAAGGGAAGACTAAACCAGGGCAATCACAGAGCATTAGCTCCTCGGAGATAATCAATGTCTGAAAATGCTTTGTTTTCCCCGGGGTAGATGTGACACCTGTTCGCTTCTGACCTACCAAAGCGTTGATTGTCGAACTCTTTCCTACATTGGGGTACCCAACAAAACCAACCACAACTTGTTCACGGTGCGACTCAGCAGATGTTTCGGAAACTCCTCTagatttcttcatttttactATCTCTTGAGCCTCAAGTTTTAATCGGGCCAAAAGCTCGTCCCTTCCATATACCTTAACAGCTGGGTCGTCTATCTTCTGAGAGGTATTAGGTACTCTCCACTGTTCTTTCAGGGGTTTACCTTCTAGGGTAGCCGTAGCAGCTTTGGCTGACCAGAATACAAACAGAATATTGTTGCGGGAAAAGTATTCCGCCCATTTCTCCCTGCATATAGAATGTACAACCCAATTGGTtagcaaaaaacaaaaggtttaGTGGCAAAAGAGCAGTAAGTCACTGGTTTACCTGACATAAGTAGGTAAAAGATCCGCCTTGTTTACCAGAAGCATTGTTTTCTTATGCTCATCAATTTCTTGTGCATATGCCTGCGTCAGAACAAATCTTCACGTAAATGTTTGATATGATCAGGAAAATTCTACTAAGAAAAAAAGCTGCGAGTTGGCAGAGATAGAGTTACCTCAAGATCAGGGCACCGATAGAACAGAGGATCTCTAGCATCAACAACCATAACAATCTGAAAGAGAAGTACAGATAGCCAATGAGTTTTTGCAATTAACTTAATTCAGGTAGATGAGCATTAAGAGACGAAAAAAATATCCTGAACAAAATAACATACCAAATCACTTCGTTCCAGCACTCGCCATAGCTGTCTCCAGATGTCAAGATTCTTCTCGAATGGAGTCAATACAAGCTTTTCATTTTCCTCGAGGCTGAATACAGCATAAAAGTAGGCATGCATAAGTATATAGCACTAAGTCCCAAGGAAATTTgcatataatataaatcaaaccATACATCAAAAACAGCAAGAAAATAATATCTTGAGTAAACAATAACATGCTTCAAGATGTGAAAATGGATActataaaatcaacaaaagtgGTTAAAACGAAACTTATTTGACTGTTTTGGTACCCTATCCCAAACTCTCCCCAGCTttcctttgaaaaaaaaaaaaactatcttaaACATACATCGAGCTAACAATGTGTTGCCAAAGTACTTCAGCTTTATCAAGTGCTAAAATTAGATAAATACGTCAACCTTCAGAGTCATCatttaacaaatcaaaatgGAAACTAAAGCCATTAAGTGGTATAAGTGACAACCAAAACCTTGCAGTTTGTAGCAAGCAAGTACTAGAGTAAACATAGTCGCTACTCGCTAGCTTATGAGCATTGATTAAAATACGATTTCTCCTAAACTTATCCTTAATTAAATTGTTCCCTATTTTATAGAAAGCATTGTACTAGAGCATAGAGAAAATGATCTGACTTGGTTCAAACACTTGCATATAAGCAACTCTCCATTCTACTAACAGCTATATCCTTCTAGTGACAGATATTAATCTTGTTTATTGCAACACTAGGAAGAAGAACGAGGTAAAACAGAACCAACCTCGCAAGTTTCCGACGCCATGTGAGAAAAGCTTGTTTTTCATTAACATCAAGTTGTTCCACATTCATTTTTGGTGTACAGTGAGGTCTGAATATAGTAAAGAGAACGAACATTAAACTAAAGAAGACTTCATGTAACTCCTCAACaaactaaagaagaagcaaaagagatggaaatataaacaacaacacaccTTCGAGGCACTTGAAGGCTACTAGCAAGTAAAGCCTCTTCTCTCATCCGTTGCTCTTTCCATTCTTTAGCTGTTATACCACTTGAACTCGAACCTGTGTCCCTAtttacaaacaaagaagaattaGCTCATGAGAGAAATGATTCAATACATAGAAGCTTCTTCAGACTCAGAGCAAAAACACCAACAGTAATCACCAATTTAGATAATCAATACACAGAGCTCAAAAGCAAATTCTTCAGATATGAAACAAACCGATTTAGATGAATCAATAAACAGAGCTCACAGATTGAAGAATCGATCAATTTTAACCAAATAATATCTAACAAAtatgtgaaaaaacaaaatgaaatcgAGAAACTCACATATTGATAGGTACAGGAGTTGCGGAATCGTGATGAATCGCGAAGAGGCGTTCAGCTTCCTCGGCTTGTTCGATGATAGCATCGATGTCGCTGACCTCTGTAACAGATTCCAAAACCTTCTTGTGTTGATCCTTGTAGGACTTGcctttttcctttgtttcttgGATCATATGGTTATGGTGCTTCACTAGGGCTCTCCCTAGAGACGTCTTCTCGTTCTTCCCCATTTTCTTCTCGCTGAAACCTTGATTATTTTCTTTCCGATTAGTCGGAGTCAGATACGGGAATCGCAGAGGTTGTGAGAGGATTGAGCGGTTTGGGGGTTCCTTCTTCTTGTGGTGGTTGAATTCAAAAACTCGAAAATGGGAAAGGCTCTCTCGTGTGATGTGAAGCGAAGCGAAGCCGCCGTGGggagaaaattttaataaagtaaGAGTTTAGGTCTTCCAaggaaaatttggaaaaatatcctaggtttttttttttactcaaattgcTTTTATATTGATTTAAGGTCGATCAATACATAGTTGTTCATGAAGCCACACTGGCTTGATTACAGATTCAACataataaagagaaaaattacATCCCAATTAGGCCAATAAATGAGCTGCATTATTACATTTTCTCTTTGTGAACACAGATCTAAAGAACtgaaatttggaaatccaaaactCTAGATCTTTTAGGATGTTGATTAGTTGTCGGTGTCTAGTCTGACcattgataatattaattagaaCTTCGCAATCGTCTTCTAGAATTATTGATGTATAGCCTCGTATCCAAGATTGTTGTAAAGCTACCAGCATAGCTTTTGCTTCCGCTTCTAATGGTGAAATGACATTTAAGAGATTAGTTGCACCCCAAGCTAAAGGCAGTCCCAAATTATTGCGAATTATCCAGCCACCAGTTGATTCATGATTGAAGTTATTGTATGCtgcatcaaaattacatttcacaaatcCAATCGGTGGAGCAGTCCATCTATGAGTGTGTCTATTATCATCACTTCTCTGTTGAAGCCTATCAGTTTTATGTGTGagattatagtattgttttgcTTCTGATTTAGACCATAATACCGTTTTTGATGGACTCTCCcgaaaattattgaaaacactattgtttcttgctttccaaattCTCCATAATAACTAGATAGGTAGCATTGTTTCATTATTTGAAAAAGCAGAGCTAAGGATTGAATTTATgatattagaaatattttctTCAGCATCAGAAGCCAAATTAGTAATGTCTATATGAGTAGTGCTTGAGAATCGCCACACCATAAAGCAAAGGGACATGTGAATAAAGCATGATTGATAGTTTCCTCAGATTGACGACATCTAGAGCATATAGGATCTAATGTCATGCCTATTGATCTTAACCTTGTCAAAATTGGAAGACTTCAAGATATAATTCGCCAAAGGAAGTGTTTTAATTTTGGAATTACTGGCAGTTTCCAGATCTTGTTCTTGAGTTGAGGTGAACCATGAGGTATATCCGGTGGTAAATCAGAGGACAAAGGATCATGAGTTAAAAGCCAGTAGCATGATTTAACCGTGTAATCACCTGTAGTACTGTAGTTCCATGTTAATGTGTCAGGTCGGCCTTCGCGTGCAAGGTAGATCTTTTGAATGTGTTCTATATCCTCGACTTTGATATGTGTTTGGAGCTTCGAAATGTTCCATGATCTGATCACACTGGAGTCCGTCATCAGAGTTTTTAAAGTTTCATTGTTTTCATCATTTATGGCAGATACCGGTCTCGGAGGATGAGAGTCAATGCCATTGTCTAATCCAATTCTTGCTGTATTTCCATCTCCAACATTGTATCTTGAtcccttttttttatcaatgagATACCAACTAGCAAAGAAGACCAACCATAAGATTGGTTCTTCCTTGGTTTTGCATCTAAGATTGTAGTATCACGGTAGTATCGAGCCTTCATAATCCTTGCAAACATTGAGTTTGGATACTGAATTAAACGCCAAGCTTGTTTTGCTAGAAGTGCATCATTGAACTTTTCTAAATCTCGGAAACCGAGTCCACCTTCTTTTTTAGAGTGTTGCAATTTTTTTCCAGGCTATCCACGAAATTCCTCTTTGTTGTGCATCTTTTTCCCACAACTAGTTCATGAGTATCAATTCGATGTCCGAAGTAACGCCTTTAGGTAGTTTAAAACTATACATTGCATACACAGACATGGCAAGTGCTATTGATTTCAGCATTATTTGTTTTCCTGCTCGAGATAATCTCTTTGCACTCCAACTAAAGGTCCTCTGTTTCACCTTAGTGATGATATACtcaaacatttctttcttttttctgccAAATTGTTCAGGTAAACCACGATatttctctcctcctccttgaTTCGGGATCTCAAGTATCTCTTTTAAGCGATTTTGAGTTGTGCCATACACACGTGAACCAAAAGTTATCATAGACTTGGAAGTGTTGATTTGTTGACCCGAATAGTATTCGTATACATCAAAAACGTCTTTCAAAGCCTGGCAATTTCTCCTATTAGCTTGACAGAAGAAGAGACAATCGTCAGCAAATTGGAGATGTGTTGTTCTTGGTGTGTTTTCGCCAACCTTGACACCTTTGATATCACCTTCTGCAACTCGTGATTGTATGAGATGGCTTAAAATATCCGAACATAGGATGAATAGATAGGGTTAGAGGGGATCCCCTTATCGTATGCCTCTTTCAGGTTTAACATGTCCATATGGTGAGCCATTGATTAGTACAGAAAAAACTCACTGATTCGACAGTGGCCATGATCCAATCAATCCATTtattacaaaatccaaaaatctgcAGAGTAGTTCTCAAGAAATTCTACTCTACTCTCTCATAAGCTTTGCTCACATCAGTCTTGACCGCCATATAAGACTTTGAGACTCGCTTTCAAACTTTTAAAGAGTGCATGACTTCGTGAGCTATCATGACATTATCTTGGATTAGTCGACCTGGGATAAAAGCTGTTTGTGCATCCGAGACTATCCCATTTAAGTGTTTTTTAAGGCGGCAAACTAGGCACTTTGAAATGATTTTGTACAAGACATTACATAGAGCAATTGGGTGATAATCAGAGAAAGTAGTCGGATTGTCAATTTTTgggataagacaaatatttgtgtGGTTCCATTGAGATGGCATGTTACCAGTATCAAAAAACTGTTGAATTTCTCGTGTGACATCACAACCAACAATGTCCCAACATGATTTATAGAACCGAGCTGTTAGTCCATCTGGACCAGGGGCTCTGTCATCTCCAATTTGACACACAGCATCATATATTTCTAGTGTACTAAAGGCCGAGTGAGATCCTCATCATATCTGGTGTGACCTGTGATTCAAAATACACAAAAACGTCCCTTGTAAATGAATGGCCATTAGTTGAATATATCTTTTGGAAAAAAGTTTGTGCCTGCTCTCCTATTGCTTTATGTCCATAAAACGTATTCCCATGTGTATCTTGGATTGAGTTTATCTGGTTTTTTGTGTACCTCGTGTTAGCACAGGATTGAAAGAAACTTGTGTTTCTATCACCCTCATTCATCCATTGATTCCTGCTCTTCTGTTTCCAATGTTTCTCTTCATCCAAATAGGCTTTTGTCAACTCATCTTCTAAAGTTGGGATATGTTGACTGACCGTGAAGTTGAGACTTTCCATTGTTGTGTTTAGTTGTGACTGCAGAGCCTTGATTCGTGTTCCAGAGTTTAACTGAACCTCGTGTTTCAACTTAGCCATCGCTTTTCTGCAGGAGACAATTGGAGATTGATAAATTCATGTCTTGTGTTTGTCTTTGCCATCCTTGTTTCACAACGTCTTTGAAATTGTCCACATCGCATAATCGTTTATCAAAGTAAAAGCTTCTTCGTCTATATGAGGATCCAATATTAAAATTTAGGTAGTTAGGTTTATGGTCAGATCCTGTGAAGTCTAAGAATTCAACCTCAGCATTCGGGAAAGCAGCTCCCCAAGGGCCATTCTGAAAAGCTCTATCCAAACAGCATTTTACGGTATGTGTGTGTCTTTCTCCTACCCATGAGAACTTATCTCCTCTGTGTCGTATATCCTCCAGATCACATATTGTTACCATGTGTTGAAAGTCTCGGAAAGTCCAATCAGCTCTAGATGGTCCACCAAATTTTTCAGAGTTGGAAAGAATTTCATTGAAATTGCCTATGAGTAACCAAGGATCTTGGCGATGATATGAAAGATTTTCTAATCTCTCCCATAAGTGATGTCTTTCACTTTGAATCGGATGGccatacacacaagacaaaTAAAAGCTTATATTATTAATGGTTACAGAAACATCAATGAGGCGCTCATCCATTGAAATTGGATTGAGAGCAACATTTTGTTTCCACATCAAAGCTAAGCCTCCACTCCTTCCAAGAGGGGGCTGAATAAGTATATTAGCAAATCCTAAAtcacatttaattttatgtacTACATCACACTGATTAAGAGTTTCAATAAGGAAAAGAACATCACACTTAGTTATACTACATAATCTAGTAAGTCTAGAAATAGTCAGCAGCGGtccaatgccctgacagttccaggaGAGGACTCTCATATTGGATCTGGGGGTACCGGGCCCCCGCGCCTCCGTTGTATAGTTGGTTGACTGAGTACGAGCCATTGGAAGTAGTAAGCTTGTTCTTCTTGTGGAATTGACTCAGGACCGCCAATTCCTCTGCAGCCTCCGCTTTGTTGAAAGCTTCCTCAAAAGAGACTCTTTTTTGCTTCATGAAAACAAATTCAGACAAGGCATTGTCCGAGGAAGCCTCAAACAGATCCTCATAACAGTTTGACGCTTTGGTGGTAGTCTTCTGCTTAGCATGTATGTAGCATATCTTCTCTGCATTTAAGTCAGCATCTGCAAAAACCGTCGGGTTCATTGATGCACCTCTTATGCTAGGACCAGGTTGTGATGATCTTCCATTTGGTGGAGCCATCTGGATGCCAGGGATTAAAGTAGCAGGATCAACTGATGGTAATGTATCGGCCTCTGACATTTTGTTGTCACCAGTCGAGTGATTTTCATCATCACTACTGTCACCAGGATCCACTTGATTCTcatcatcaaaactcaaaagacaaTCCTTGTCGTCGTGCTTTAAAGATCCACACTTGCTACAGAAATTCCTTAGTCGTTCATAACAAAATTTGACCACAGTGTTTTCACCAACAATGAATTGAAGGTTCTTTTGAAATCGAAGCGGATCATCAATGTTCCATGCAATCTTAACTCTAACAGCCCCAACTTGGTTGATATTTTCATCGTAATCGACCTCAGTGACTAATCCTAAACGATTTCCAACCCATCTAGCCATAGCATTAGTTAAGTAGAGAGTTGGAATACCTTGGATTTGCACCCAAAACGGGATAATCTTCATTTCTCCATCAGTTATGTTGGGATACCATCGATGAGTCGTTAGCATCAAGTCATTGAAGGACCAAGGCCGACCGTTGAGCACCAGATTGAGTGTTTCCTCAGATTGGAATCAGAATTGGACACACCCATCATCGAGAATCCGTCCAACATACCCATCAACGAAACCCCATACCCGAGGCATTTGGCGGATCAAAGCGCGTAGATTTTGTTTCCATGGATTCACCGGGTTACAACCAGAGAGTAGCGGTTAACATTAGCCACCCGTTCACAGAATTCCGTTGGAAGAGGTATTGGAATGTCATCAATGCCCAAGTCCAGATCCTGGACCGATTTCCGGAGATAGTCACTCATTGTAGACTTGAGAAGATGCTTTTTAGAGAAGGAGGGAAGATGATTGAGAAATTTCATGAAGAATTGTTGAATATATAGGGACAGCCATGGCGGTTTCCTGAGACGGTTGAAATCCGATTTTTCTGGATCGGGGTAACTGTCGTGATAAAACAACAGAACAA
This genomic window contains:
- the LOC104787006 gene encoding GTPase LSG1-1-like, which produces MGKNEKTSLGRALVKHHNHMIQETKEKGKSYKDQHKKVLESVTEVSDIDAIIEQAEEAERLFAIHHDSATPVPINMDTGSSSSGITAKEWKEQRMREEALLASSLQVPRRPHCTPKMNVEQLDVNEKQAFLTWRRKLASLEENEKLVLTPFEKNLDIWRQLWRVLERSDLIVMVVDARDPLFYRCPDLEAYAQEIDEHKKTMLLVNKADLLPTYVREKWAEYFSRNNILFVFWSAKAATATLEGKPLKEQWRVPNTSQKIDDPAVKVYGRDELLARLKLEAQEIVKMKKSRGVSETSAESHREQVVVGFVGYPNVGKSSTINALVGQKRTGVTSTPGKTKHFQTLIISEELMLCDCPGLVFPSFSSSRYEMIASGVLPIDRMTEHREAIKVVAERVPRHAIEDVYNISLPKPKTYEPQSRPPLASELLRTYCLSRGYVASSGLPDETKAARQILKDYIEGKLPHFAMPPEMTREDENETGDDDTLGAEIVEGLRSVKEGEEAPGLGLDQVLDDLDLANGIGPSKKKQNKKSHRKN